A window of Babesia microti strain RI chromosome III, complete genome contains these coding sequences:
- a CDS encoding DNA-directed RNA polymerase III subunit C34 (overlaps_old_locusTagID:BBM_III01135), whose protein sequence is MDLSIEEKNEIFDLAASNNGILTYEIMRQHIINKGQGDFVENDRNIISITSLFNKLQMLRICSLSKYSETNVTYAKVRTKELVEILDKLDDVDYRVYCAIEQAGNVGIWTADIRKFTGLLIHQVQKAIKMLAEEKGLIKPVKDIHHKNRKLYMLAEIDPAVEIAGGSFYSNGDFDESLVETLRDQISRFLMKFQGSTIEKITQYIKGFVCDKVSQEDIEKIVQILILENKAYSAISANNTMIYIWCGDAQLETLTYSYNVPCFTCPLLDQCEIDRLYKVNPGDCIYLNEWLREWAK, encoded by the exons ATGGACTTGAGCATTGAGGAAAAGAACGAGATCTTCGACCTAGCCGCCTCAAACAATGGAATACTCACCTACGAAATCATGCGTCAGCACATCATCAACAAGGGGCAAGGTGACTTCGTTGAAAATGATCGTAACATCATTTCAATTACTTCGTTGTTCAacaaattacaaatgtTGCGCATTTGTTCTCTTAGTAAATACTCCGAGACAAATG TTACATATGCTAAGGTTAGGACTAAGGAACTGGTAGAAATTTTGGACAAATTGGATGATGTAGACTACAGAGTCTATTGTGCCATTGAGCAGGCAGGGAATGTAGGAATTTGGACTGCAGATATACGAAAGTTTACAGGATTGTTG ATTCACCAGGTGCAGAAGGCCATCAAGATGCTGGCCGAGGAAAAGGGGTTGATCAAACCAGTCAAAGATATACATCATAAAAATCGCAAATTATACATGTTAGCTGAAATAGACCCTGCAGTCGAA attgcAGGGGGTTCATTTTACTCGAATGGAGACTTCGACGAGTCGCTAGTGGAGACTTTACGAGATCAGATTAGCAGGTTTCTAATGAAGTTTCAGGGGTCAACTATTGagaaaataacacaatacATCAAAGGGTTCGTATGCGACAAGGTGTCGCAGGAAGATATTGAAAAGATTGTCCAAATACTAATACTGGAAAATAAAGCATACTCGGCAATTTCTGCAAACAATAcgatgatatatatttggtGCGGTGACGCTCAACTGGAAACCCTTACTTATTCGTATAATGTTCCTTGTTTCACATGCCCCCTGCTTGATCAGTGTGAAATTGACCGGCTTTATAAGGTGAATCCTGGAGACTGCATTTACCTTAATGAGTGGTTAAGGGAATGGGCCAAATGA
- a CDS encoding small subunit ribosomal protein S25e (overlaps_old_locusTagID:BBM_III01130), which produces MPIKEKKSKAAVAKAAEASGKGKRKKWNKVKTRDKLNHAVIFEKATYDKLLSEIPKSKLITPSVICERLKVNASLARLAIKELYSKKLIKPVCRNHHAQLIYTKI; this is translated from the exons ATGCCTATCAAAGAGAAGAAGTCTAAAGCAGCCGTTGCCAAAGCAGCGGAAGCCAGTGGTAAGGGGAAGCGCAAG AAATGGAATAAGGTTAAAACTAGGGATAAGTTAAATCATGCCGTGATATTCGAGAAAGCTACTTATGATAAGCTTCTGAGTGAAATACCAAAATCAAAGCTCATTACACCCTCGGTGATTTGCGAAAGACTTAAGGTTAATGCCAGTTTGGCTAGATTAGCAATCAAGGAATTGTATTCAAAGAAACTTATTAAGCCAGTTTGTAGGAATCATCATGCCCAACTGATCTATACCAAAATTTAA
- a CDS encoding hypothetical protein (overlaps_old_locusTagID:BBM_III01150), with translation MIRRIVARVRKYYKQLDLENVHSDKKNELFSEILANENLIAEHPVESCELFRYLYLNSYKSTPLFEFMSNNSISEDFIIYKLLIGSICNYLNGKNGLLDTKLFGNIHCMSTHFIQNHFVPREFLKALTKYYNNNSSDISSYCLDLVKNDNTKEIINCSVDLSLCGLGNSILLEKISDSVDNSKWFLSIAEKIQSAYVLSTAYTAKSYFGNDFNWIGGGSCDTIALKFPIKTLISLNNPQLISSKNAVSLLPIFAHLEYKSGGLDMLGQILLERVTNLSLWNVITTIDSLHKLDCRYIALLTKLSKICLDQIEAIPVDLLARITIQLHDLCEPEQLLVPQVSLKMGNLIAKNTGKEVLEKLKDIFSACGIKNLALDDFLLVVTQ, from the exons ATGATAAGACGTATAGTCGCTAGGGTTAGGAAATATTACAAGCAATTAGACCTTGAAAATGTTCATTCTGATAagaaaaatgaattattttctGAAATATTGGCAAATGAGAATTTAATAGCTGAACATCCCGTGGAATCATGCGAATTGTTtagatatttatatttaaacagTTACAAAAGCACTCCATTGTTCGAATTCATGTCTAATAATAGTATTAGTGAAGatttcataatatataaactaCTTATTGGTTCGATTTGTAACTATTTGAATGGtaaaaatggattattAGATACCAAACTGTTCGGAAATATTCATTGTATGAGTACACATTTCATTCAAAACCATTTCGTACCTCGGGAATTTTTAAAGGCTTTGACTAAATACTATAACAATAACTCTAGTGATATTTCTAGTTACTGTTTAGATCTTGTAAAGAACGATAATACTAAGGAAATAATTA ACTGCTCGGTTGATTTATCTCTGTGTGGTTTAGGGAACTCAATTTTACTGGAAAAAATCTCAGATTCAGTAGATAATTCCAAATGGTTTCTAAGTATTGCCG aaaaaatACAATCAGCATACGTCCTATCAACTGCTTACACCGCCAAATCATATTTTGGCAACGATTTTAATTGGATAGGTGGTGGATCTTGTGATACGATTGCGTTAAAATTCCCAATCAAAACATTGATATCCCTTAACAACCCacaattaatatcatcaaaGAATGCTGTATCACTATTACCTATATTTGCCCATCTGGAGTACAAA AGTGGGGGTTTGGATATGTTAggtcaaattttattagaAAGAGTTACCAATTTGAG TTTATGGAATGTAATAACAACGATCGATTCGCTTCACAAATTGGACTGTAGATATATAGCATTGCTTACTAAACTGTCAAAGATCTGCCTGGATCAAATAGAAGCAATACCTGTTGATTTGCTGGCCAGAATTACAATTCAATTACATGATTTATGTGAACCAGAACAATTACTGGTGCCTCAAGTTTCACTGAAGATGGGTAATCTTATTGCGAAAAATACGGGCAAAGAAGTGTTAGAAAAATTGAAGGATATATTCAGTGCCTGTGGAATCAAGAATCTAGCGTTAGACgattttttattagttGTAACTCAATAA
- a CDS encoding hypothetical protein (overlaps_old_locusTagID:BBM_III01150;~overlaps_old_locusTagID:BBM_III01155), with translation MSLKNNYRAVQTHFNNCLREFYEARRSGKLYYYVLPGLLLTHTNYKRTPPHINRLLDTSVWFPSTNISKLSLQSDCKHDNTHNHVPDALNILHVSPDFNVNKRIIAYSHSNAAIQRHVIFTNSYHLEFLSLIESAKFYDINQHYQNLRLITGSYCTFHLIFYEKLFHYAFLYITKVNYRNLLRLNVIRSLHNCLHPFCKLIFITEDPEISKILCRHSESLNDLDDKVTNPLMSLLSNLSNKFVPEFEAHKYFTGINFQGLSTLMGEKFYSVNNKIVSEYDFTIADYMHQHTVNGNKLRDRSDNLSNRFCHKYYRIDKNIPNLRLVKPVSM, from the exons ATGAGTTTAAAGAATAATTACCGTGCAGTGCAAACCCACTTTAACAATTGTTTGAGAGAATTTTATGAGGCTAGAAGATCCGGCAAGCTTTACTACTATGTTTTACCTGGGTTGCTGCTAACACATACCAa CTATAAACGAACGCCGCCACACATAAATAGGCTACTAGATACTTCGGTATGGTTTCCTAGTACTAATATAAGCAAATTGTCACTACAAAGTGATTGCAAACATGACAACACTCATAATCATGTGCCTGATGCTTTAAACATTCTGCATGTCAGTCCAGATTTCAATGTTAACAAAAGAATCATCGCTTATTCACACTCAAATGCTGCTATTCAACGACATGTAATATTTACCAACTCATATCATTTGGAGTTTCTGTCGCTAATTGAATCCGCTAA GTTTTACGACATAAACCAGCactatcaaaatttgagacTAATTACAGGAAGTTATTGTACATTTCACTTAATCTTCTATGAGAAATTGTTCCATTATGCCTTCTTATACATTACGAAAGTGAATTATAGGAATTTATTGCGTCTAAACGTGATAAGATCGCTGCACAATTGCTTGCACCctttttgtaaattaatatttataacagAAGATCCagaaatatcaaaaatctTGTGCAGGCATTCAGAATCACTAAATGATTTGGACGATAAAGTTACTAACCCATTAATGTCTTTACTGTCCAACTTGAGTAACAAATTTGTGCCAGAATTTGAAGCTCATAAGTATTTTACTGGGATTAATTTTCAAGGATTATCTACATTGATGGGCGAAAAGTTTTATTCTGTAAACAATAAAATAGTGTCGGAATATGATTTTACCATAGCAGATTATATGCACCAACACACTGTAAATGGCAATAAATTACGTGACAGGTCGGATAATTTATCCAATAGATTTTGCCACAAATACTATAGAATTGACAAAAACATACCCAATTTGAGACTTGTTAAACCTGTGTCtatgtga
- a CDS encoding apical merozoite antigen 1 (overlaps_old_locusTagID:BBM_III01160;~overlaps_old_locusTagID:BBM_III01165), which yields MTNAAKRSLSLNGSIFKYVLIFFLFILVLDFQLATVSAALANARPAHRKIVHKHKNSGAKPRHQAKKHVNITEEDDEDGEVYEEDEEDDYEDTDYEELEFKPIGDERDNPWESYMEKFNIPKVHGSGVYVDLGKNGTFNGKKYRMVAGKCPVFGKIIEFSSGVDYLSPANDTANPAFGFPYTVPAGKTIRTNEIPKTSRGRISISKSAVQTDLISPVTAKTLKAYEYDGDDIFNCASYASELMMSSDRKSDYKYPFAFDLKTKTCHILYSPLQLIQGPKYCDNDGKVDSGSSSMPCIKPVKDMSQEMVYGSSFIYRDWKNKCPNAAVADAIFGTWNGTACVPIQNRRLFKASTPEICGQIVFKYSASDAPENYETKRSEGSKFANAISSGDLGAVAKIIMPVTNSRAHHSKGWGFNWANYDRNKRECGLIDEVPNCLVFKMGNIAFNSLGSPLEDDMENFPCEIKSFGYITKGNPNDINSYLISSTHRDMIPNDDGIETLNARSCSGYYGKIGAKESETLNQTPLTFYGFGIITIISAAIFVVLLVLLVVFLRRLSKKRFTKDDEALLNKYDEFEGRNYMHRGNDHNVDENDFWEKPQVRPSEVTPIRIERIEY from the exons atgaCTAATGCAGCTAAACGAAGCTTAAGCCTCAATGGCTcgatttttaaatatgttttaatattttttttatttattttagtGCTGGACTTCCAACTGGCGACGGTCAGTGCAGCTCTAGCCAACGCAAGACCCGCGCACCGTAAAATTGTTCATAAGCATAAAAACAGTGGAGCAAAACCGCGTCACCAAGCAAAAAAGCATGTGAATATCACGGAGGAGGATGATGAGGATGGTGAAGTATACGAGGAGGATGAGGAGGATGACTATGAAGATACGGATTATGAAGAGTTGGAATTCAAGCCAATAGGGGATGAGAGGGATAACCCGTGGGAGTCTTACATGgaaaaatttaacattcCCAAGGTTCACG GATCTGGAGTTTATGTGGATCTGGGCAAAAACGGCACTTTTAatggtaaaaaatatagaatGGTCGCGGGAAAATGCCCAGTTTTTGGGAAAATTATAGAATTTTCTAGCGGTGTAGATTACCTCTCTCCTGCAAACGACACCGCCAACCCCGCCTTTGGGTTTCCATACACAGTTCCTGCAGGTAAAACTATTCGTACAAATGAAATACCCAAAACTTCTAGAGGGAGAATTAGTATCTCAAAATCTGCCGTGCAAACAGATTTGATATCTCCTGTCACTGCCAAAACACTGAAAGCATACGAATATGACGGGGATGATATATTCAACTGCGCCTCCTATGCAAGCGAATTGATGATGAGTAGTGACAGAAAGTCTGATTACAAATATCCATTTGCCTTTGATTTGAAAACTAAAACTTGCCACATCTTATACTCTCCGTTGCAACTAATCCAGGGACCTAAGTATTGTGATAATGATGGAAAAGTGGATAGTGGTTCCAGCAGTATGCCTTGTATTAAGCCCGTGAAGGACATGAGTCAAGAAATGGTTTATGGATCTTCCTTCATTTACAGGGACTGGAAAAATAAATGTCCCAATGCGGCGGTGGCAGATGCAATTTTTGGTACCTGGAACGGCACGGCTTGCGTTCCAATTCAGAATAGGAGATTATTCAAAGCTTCTACTCCTGAAATTTGCGGTCAAATAGTGTTCAAATATAGTGCATCGGATGCACCGGAAAATTATGAAACTAAACGCAGTGAAGGTtctaaatttgcaaatgcAATCTCATCTGGTGACCTTGGTGCAGTTGCTAAGATTATAATGCCTGTCACAAACTCTCGCGCCCACCACTCCAAGGGATGGGGCTTCAATTGGGCCAATTATGATAGGAATAAGCGTGAATGTGGCTTAATCGATGAGGTTCCAAATTGTCTAGTTTTCAAGATGGGAAACATTGCATTCAACTCCTTGGGTTCTCCACTAGAGGATGATATGGAAAATTTCCCTTGCGAAATCAAGTCTTTCGGGTATATTACCAAGGGAAATCCTAATGATATCAATAGCTATCTCATTTCATCGACCCATCGTGATATGATTCCTAACGACGATGGTATTGAGACCTTGAATGCTCGTAGTTGCAGTGGATACTATGGGAAAATCGGTGCGAAGGAAAGTGAGACATTGAACCAAACACCATTGACTTTCTATGGCTTTGGGATTATTACGATTATAAGCGCTGCAATTTTTGTAGTGCTACTAGTGTTATTAGTGGTATTTTTGCGCAGGCTATCCAAAAAGAGATTTACCAAGGATGATGAAGCTTTGTTAAATAAgtatgatgaatttgaaggTAGAAACTACATGCATCGGGGGAATGATCATAATGTAGATGAAAACGATTTTTGGGAAAAGCCGCAGGTCAGGCCCAGCGAAGTGACTCCAATCCGAATTGAACGAATTGAATATTAA
- a CDS encoding 50S ribosomal protein L1 (overlaps_old_locusTagID:BBM_III01125) has product MLTKNFQKFITSTPILTKSSYHLYEGRRHRRYIPVYLPIIKPRKIKREALKATQKSKYTSREISETICNKSNDIEPNNQQCNITYFTPGKALELLRLFHKSLPVDEQSQTGYVALNMVLKVDTSRTSIRGSVLMPHPIGTVPKVLAICDPADEKLAISNGAKYAGLDIYIDKIASGWLDFDRLVCTPQYMPKLLRVARILGPAKLMPTFKSGTLVTNLTEALQILTSSNSLQYRAENVDTGNLASIGLPNSPHGELTVSIGMLSHSDMMLLENIAFLVKEVAKKRPVENIRKSNSTNFLDWPPTNFISPRQKESRHTKLERYIKLLELSSDKSVDLSTFFVSSSLRIPGTPIPPVYTRVI; this is encoded by the exons atGCTGACAAagaattttcaaaaatttattacatcCACCCCTATACTCACAAAGTCCTCATACCACCTCTACGAAGGTAGACGGCATAGACGTTACATACCCGTGTATTTGCCCATTATCAAACCTAGGAAAATTAAACGAGAGGCACTAAAGGCCACtcaaaaatcaaaatacaCGTCTAGGGAAATCTCAGAAACTATATGCAACAAGTCAAACGATATTGAACCAAATAACCAACAGTGCAACATAACCTACTTTACACCTGGGAAAGCACTAGAGTTACTAAGGTTATTCCACAAAAGTTTGCCCGTGGATGAACAATCGCAGACTGGTTACGTAGCTTTGAATATGGTATTGAAAGTAGACACAAGTAGAACTTCCATTAGGGGTTCTGTGCTGATGCCACATCCAATAGGAACAGTGCCAAAAGTGTTAGCAATTTGTGATCCAGCTGATGAAAAGTTGGCAATTAGCAATGGAGCAAAATATGCGGGGTTGGATATTTATATCGATAAAATAGCCTCTGGCTGGCTGGATTTTGACCGTCTAGTATGCACTCCTCAGTATATGCCCAAACTACTGCGTGTTGCTCGAATTCTAGGCCCAGCCAAACTAATGCCTACTTTTAAATCGGGGACATTAGTCACAAATCTCACTGAAGCTTtgcaaattttaacatcatCCAATTCTTTGCAGTACAGAGCTGAAAATGTTGACACCGGTAACTTAGCTTCTATCGGTCTGCCAAATAGTCCTCATGGAGAGCTAACTGTGTCTATTGGCATGCTGAGTCATAGTGATATGATGTTATTGGAAAACATCGCGTTTTTGGTCAAAGAGGTAGCTAAAAAACGCCCCGTTGAGAACATAAGAAAGAGTAACTCAACTAATTTTCTTGATTGGCCACCAACCAACTTCATATCCCCTAGACAGAAAGAATCTCGGCATACTAAATTGGAAAGGTACATCAAATTGTTGGAATTGA GCAGTGATAAGAGTGTGGATTTGAGtacattttttgtatcATCGTCACTACGGATTCCTGGCACGCCAATACCGCCTGTATACACTAGAGTTATCTAA
- a CDS encoding conserved Plasmodium protein, unknown function (overlaps_old_locusTagID:BBM_III01140), whose product MGINKQKILLKPAKILGEKLPKNVTRVQIEDLFAQYGPLNTSLIVTKNDGFTITFKRLMDAQKAIEALSGKYIQINGMSIMLQLRFSRFDKIKLGVLSGNQRAISLYSEMTKSEKKTKSLINYVKTSTKGLIEAQMEALPKTSMPSSIANSILIPCPTTDPLKTQPETSSKGVTSKCIIKLLTGDYKAEANTATIDNIRLEEAKMLICQGFGGYKLLENNLHGNYAIPVLPRLVDNKLVIS is encoded by the exons ATGGGTATAAACAAACAAAAGATACTACTAAAACCCGCCAAAATTTTGGGAGAAAAACTGCCCAAAAACGTAACCCGAGTACAAATTGAAGACCTTTTCGCACAAT ATGGCCCTTTAAACACTTCTTTAATAGTGACCAAGAATGATGGATTTACAATCACCTTCAAACGTCTAATGGATGCACAAAAGGCTATAGAA gcTTTAAGCggaaaatatattcaaattaacGGAATGAGTATAATGCTGCAACTTCGATTTTCCcgatttgataaaataaaacTTGGTGTCTTGTCTGGGAACCAAAGGGCAATCTCGCTCTATAGTGAGATGACTAAGAGTGAGAAGAAGACCAAAAGcctaataaattatgttaaaaCATCTACAAAAGGCCTCATCGAGGCCCAAATGGAGGCACTACCTAAAACTTCAATGCCTTCTAGTATCGCAAATTCCATTTTAATTCCATGCCCAACCACCGATCCCTTAAAAACTCAACCAGAAACAAGTTCAAAGGGCGTAACTTCAAAATGCATCATCAAATTATTGACTGGTGATTACAAGGCAGAAGCTAACACAGCCACgattgataatattaggTTGGAAGAGGCTAAAATGCTGATTTGTCAAGGGTTTGGTGGGTACAAACTCCtagaaaataatttacatggTAATTACGCCATTCCTGTGCTTCCTAGGTTGGTGGATAACAAACTAGTCATATCTTAA
- a CDS encoding LEM3 (ligand-effect modulator 3) family / CDC50 family (overlaps_old_locusTagID:BBM_III01165), whose amino-acid sequence MSSQSRPSNISDTVKYTNKAIGISASGFKFGIFRKNVKVRSGQMRGYVSAYKQFPLKYHNVYSQIVCTQSENYIPKLNKRYSWTEKVVKILEWDIRDGVYMQRRSAPILILFIFILAINICISSLLWTRKVNFVECEIPYHQQPVGNPTFVTIKVTHKECNKDDKFALLEADDIFVYYKITNYPHLESSLSNGIVQEQLAGNVISDSKQLHNCAPLDSIEHKGVKKILHPCGIHAWNVFNDKIRFYRSSPTGSLAASIEIDESVPTSAMPLEIQHFKNPTQDIVDKHKQHTYFWMLPENEDSKEMDDDECLANMLYDALNYEKCGIGVENSHFAIWMSGTSFSNIKNYYGKLKGPLELPLYMSIENRYNVAKFNGTKSIILSIPRWPYGSSLSLEILHLVFTILTLLFTVIYATRNTNSSTFLQMYHESKIRNNKK is encoded by the exons ATGTCCTCACAATCACGCCCATCCAATATAAGTGATActgttaaatatacaaataaagCTATTGGCATATCAGCGAGTGGCTTCAAATTTGGTATCTTTAGGAAGAATGTGAAGGTGCGGTCTGGACAGATGAGAGGCTATGTTTCCGCTTACAAACAGTTCCCCCTTAAGTATCACAATGTCTACAGCCAGATTGTCTGCACTCAAagtgaaaattatatacccAAACTCAACAAACGCTACTCCTGGACTGAAAAGgttgtcaaaattttggaGTGGGACATAAGAGATGGTGTCTATATGCAACGTAGATCGGCACCCATATTAATTCTattcattttcatactAGCAATAAACATATGCATATCTTCACTCTTGTGGACAAGAAAGGTGAATTTTGTAGAGTGTGAAATACCATACCACCAGCAACCAGTAGGAAATCCTACCTTTGTTACAATAAAAGTTACACATAAGGAGTGTAACAAGGATGACAAGTTTGCTCTTTTAGAGGcagatgatatttttgtttattaCAAGATTACAAATTACCCGCACTTGGAAAGTTCACTATCTAACGGTATCGTTCAGGAGCAATTGGCTGGAAATGTTATATCAGACTCAAAGCAACTACACAATTGTGCTCCACTAGACTCAATTGAGCATAAAG GTGTAAAAAAGATACTACATCCATGTGGTATCCATGCTTGGAACGTTTTTAACGACAAGATCCGCTTTTACCGTTCTTCACCTACTGGTTCATTAGCTGCTTCcattgaaattgatgaatcaGTCCCAACTTCCGCCATGCCATTGGAAATTCAGCATTTTAAGAACCCCACTCAAGATATAGTGGATAAACACAA ACAACATACATATTTCTGGATGCTCCCAGAGAATGAGGATTCAAAAGAGATGGATGACGATGAGTGTTTGGCCAATATGTTGTACGATGCGCTTAACTACGAGAAATGTGGCATTGGTGTTGAAAATTCCCATTTTGCCATTTGGATGAGTGGAACATCATTTTCCAACATTAAGAATTACTACGGGAAGCTAAAGGGGCCGTTGGAGTTGCCATTGTACATGTCTATTGAGAACCGATACAATGTAGCCAAGTTCAACGGTACTAAATCTATCATATTGAGCATACCAAGATGGCCATATGGTTCAAGTCTGtcattggaaattttacaCCTTGTTTTCACAATTCTGACTCTCCTATTTACAGTCATATATGCAACAAGAAACACGAATTCTTCCACATTCCTTCAAATGTACCATGAATCGAAGATAAGAAATAACAAGAAATGA
- a CDS encoding conserved Plasmodium protein, unknown function (overlaps_old_locusTagID:BBM_III01145), translated as MRMNERCSITPPYRKKSVSEKLGLTKVNPVSDFMQIDKFDGVFEFLSLNARTKVMISGFEFPSALHALHFIRFEHQIIPLKSLKEENDDNNNSHHKDSYVEKESNLKFIYNDQNKNNVGADVIKLVYDIVNLSTDDIYNSELLESQNWQINRLKWTEMILRDKFRRNEEFRKLLSNTGDRQIVYITPYDTFLGSFARKGQNQLGRILQLIRSDIANHSEIENWLKYCAGIHHEASEWSKLTINETSSGETHETRTINLENKPYYLIGRLPICDLQSLNPSISRIHGAIYIDKSTGKFQIISFNDKSGINLNNSGMMEANVPKQLHNEYKFTLGISTKIYQVQLDNELLIFNLEQQRKDLEKQMFITKYTVADEIEKIIKGCKEIVVLNVSYKTSRQDLYDFFEPCGQIDQINIPHSDKERKDDDEDLRAERGIAFIKFVKERSAANALEKSGMSLNGRVVQVKYCDKHSMMGRGHDHRRRSGRYRHGHYREKRERDYKNERH; from the exons ATGAGAATGAACGAACGATGCAGTATAACTCCTCCTTATC gtaAAAAAAGTGTATCAGAGAAATTAGGCTTGACAAAGGTCAATCCGGTATCGGATTTTATGCAGATCGATAAGTTTGATGGCGTATTCGAGTTTCTATCGCTAAATGCACGAACTAAAGTTATGATTTCTGGATTTGAATTCCCTAGTGCCTTACATGCCCTGCATTTTATCCGTTTTGAGCACCAAATTATTCCCCTTAAATCACTCAAAGaagaaaatgatgataataataattcacATCATAAAGATAGTTATGTTGAGAAGGaatctaatttaaaatttatatacaatgatcagaacaaaaataatgttgGTGCGGATGTAATAAAACTCGTATATGACATCGTAAATTTATCCACCgatgatatatacaattcagAACTATTGGAG agTCAGAACTGGCAAATAAATAGGTTGAAATGGACagaaatgattttaagGGACAAATTTCGGAGGAATGAGG AATTTAGGAAATTATTGAGTAATACTGGTGATAGGcaaatagtatatataacCCCTTACGATACGTTTTTGGGCAGTTTTGCCAGGAAAGGTCAAAATCAGTTGGGCAGAATATTACAGCTTATAAGATCTGACATCGCCAATCATtctgaaattgaaaattggCTTAAATACTGCGCCGGAATACACCACGAGGCATCTGAGTGGtcaaaattgacaattaatgAGACTAGTTCAGGGGAAACCCATGAAACTCGAACGATTAATCTGGAAAATAAGCCTTACTACCTAATCGGCAGGCTACCAATCTGTGATTTACAATCATTAAACCCATCGATAAGTCGCATCCACGGtgcaatatatattgataaatcaaCTGGTAAATTTCAAATCATTTCGtttaatgataaatctgggatcaatttaaacaactCGGGTATGATGGAGGCAAATGTTCCAAAACAACTTCATAATGAATACAAATTCACACTTGGAATATCTactaaaatttatcaagttCAG TTGGATAATGAATTgctaatatttaatttggaGCAACAACGAAAGGACTTGGAAAAGCAAATGTTCATTACAAAATACACCGTAGCCGATGAGATTGAGAAAATTATCAAAGGGTGTAAAGAAATCGTAGTACTTAACGTTTCATACAAAACAAGCAGGCAAGATTTGTATGATTTTTTCGAACCATGTGGTCAAATTGACCAAATAAACATCCCACACTCTGATAAGGAGAGGAAGGATGATGATGAGGATCTACGAGCAGAAAGGGGCATCGCATTTATTAAGTTTGTCAAAGAGCGTTCGGCTGCCAACGCGCTGGAAAAAAGTGGCATGTCATTGAATGGCCGAGTAGTTCAG GTCAAATACTGTGACAAGCATTCCATGATGGGGAGGGGACATGACCATAGACGTAGATCAGGGCGCTATAGACATGGGCATTACAGAGAGAAGAGAGAGAGGGATTACAAGAACGAGAGGCattga